A genome region from Petrotoga sibirica DSM 13575 includes the following:
- a CDS encoding cyclodeaminase/cyclohydrolase family protein has product MLSDMSLKEFLEKLSSNEPAPGGGSAAALAGSIAASLGCMVTNLTIGKKKYEEVEKEMKNVKVKLEEYRDKFLQLMEEDAEAFNEVVEALKLPKSTEKEKRVRNERIQEKTKKATLVPLQIAKDGLELMELSGVIIEKGYKMAKSDAAISLIMAKVAVHGGLYNVKINLPSIKDEDFLRDINSQIEKIEGEANTLELRLLSKANI; this is encoded by the coding sequence TTGTTATCCGATATGAGCTTAAAAGAATTTTTAGAAAAGCTTTCGTCCAACGAACCTGCTCCTGGAGGTGGAAGTGCTGCAGCATTAGCGGGTTCTATTGCGGCTAGTTTGGGATGCATGGTAACAAATTTAACTATCGGCAAAAAAAAGTACGAAGAAGTTGAAAAAGAAATGAAAAATGTGAAAGTAAAGTTAGAAGAGTATAGAGACAAATTCCTTCAACTCATGGAGGAAGATGCAGAAGCTTTCAACGAGGTGGTAGAAGCATTAAAACTTCCAAAGAGTACTGAAAAAGAGAAAAGAGTCAGAAATGAAAGAATCCAAGAAAAAACAAAAAAAGCCACCCTTGTTCCTCTACAAATAGCCAAAGATGGGTTAGAACTCATGGAACTTTCAGGGGTTATAATAGAAAAGGGTTATAAAATGGCTAAAAGCGATGCTGCTATTTCGCTTATAATGGCTAAAGTAGCTGTTCATGGTGGATTATACAATGTAAAAATAAATCTCCCATCGATTAAAGACGAAGATTTTCTAAGAGACATCAACAGTCAAATTGAAAAAATTGAGGGAGAAGCAAACACCCTTGAATTAAGACTACTATCCAAAGCTAATATATAA